A single Campylobacter concisus DNA region contains:
- a CDS encoding RNA-binding S4 domain-containing protein — protein MRVDKFLNVVNITKRRAVSEDMCKSGVVSINGAQAKAAKDVKIGDVITIKFLAREARYEVLAIPTTKSIPKSAQSEYVKEL, from the coding sequence ATGAGAGTAGATAAATTTTTAAACGTAGTAAATATCACCAAAAGGCGTGCCGTTAGCGAAGATATGTGCAAAAGCGGTGTTGTGAGCATTAACGGCGCGCAGGCAAAAGCGGCAAAAGATGTAAAGATCGGCGATGTTATTACCATCAAATTTCTAGCTCGTGAGGCGAGATACGAGGTGCTAGCGATACCAACTACAAAAAGCATACCAAAAAGCGCTCAAAGCGAATATGTAAAAGAGCTTTGA
- the lptB gene encoding LPS export ABC transporter ATP-binding protein, which yields MHKLEVKDLKKTIKKTEIIKGISLEVNSGEVVGLLGPNGAGKTTTFYMICGLISPTSGDVFLNDQKITSVPLHKRAHLGIGYLPQESSIFKELSVEENLLLGAEILDQNAEEISKKVNEMLNMLNIEPIRLRKGVSLSGGERRRCEIARSLIIKPKFLLLDEPFAGVDPIAVSDIQSIVRDLKKLGIGVLITDHNVRETLAICDRAYVIKDGSLLASGSASEVANNKLVRTHYLGEEFKLLE from the coding sequence GTGCATAAACTAGAAGTAAAAGATCTAAAAAAGACGATCAAAAAAACTGAAATCATAAAAGGCATATCTTTAGAGGTAAATAGTGGCGAAGTGGTGGGGCTTCTTGGACCAAATGGTGCTGGAAAGACGACTACTTTTTATATGATCTGTGGGCTCATCTCGCCAACTAGCGGAGATGTCTTTTTGAATGATCAAAAGATCACAAGCGTCCCGCTTCATAAAAGGGCACACCTTGGCATCGGCTATTTACCGCAAGAGTCAAGCATATTTAAAGAGCTAAGTGTAGAAGAAAATTTACTTCTTGGAGCTGAAATTTTAGACCAAAACGCAGAAGAGATCTCTAAAAAAGTAAATGAGATGCTAAATATGCTAAATATTGAGCCTATCCGCCTAAGAAAGGGCGTTAGCCTAAGTGGCGGCGAGCGCAGACGCTGTGAGATCGCTAGAAGTCTCATCATAAAGCCAAAATTTTTACTGCTCGATGAGCCATTTGCTGGTGTTGACCCGATCGCAGTTAGCGACATCCAAAGTATCGTTAGAGACCTTAAAAAGCTAGGTATCGGCGTTTTGATAACAGACCACAACGTCCGTGAGACGCTAGCCATTTGCGACAGAGCCTACGTTATCAAAGATGGCTCACTTCTAGCAAGTGGCAGTGCGAGTGAGGTAGCAAACAACAAGCTCGTTAGAACGCACTATCTTGGCGAAGAATTTAAGCTGCTTGAGTAG
- a CDS encoding RNA polymerase factor sigma-54, with protein sequence MLRQKQTLAPKIKLNQTLRSWLPILQSGLDELKETLEPFIKDNPFATIEHKNLEKSEKKRNFFEQVSKNSVSDSIEALSIYKESLYEKLTSQINPPLFPTQKSQDIAYKIIECLDDEGYFSYDDEIFAGFNEGEVELVRARFAYLEPCGVGAKDVKESFLFQLSEAEASEEIIECAKKIILNFENIEKLRKLKFYDDALKIIKKFKNPPAIEYLEDEKEAVPDIFVLSTSSGISVQINDEYYPEILVDTEGLDEKEAFVSSRIKEASELIDALEMRKATLYKIGLMIVEYQYDYFLGGDIKPMKLKDLADELGHNPSTISRAIANKYLSCSRGTVALKNFFATGFDEETSNAAIKEFLLELIKNEDHKKPLSDLKIQELIQAKFNIQIVRRTITKYRKILNIGSSSQRKRVYQING encoded by the coding sequence ATGCTAAGGCAAAAGCAAACTTTAGCGCCAAAGATCAAACTAAACCAAACGCTAAGAAGCTGGCTTCCCATACTTCAAAGCGGGCTTGATGAGCTAAAAGAGACGCTTGAGCCTTTTATAAAAGACAATCCATTTGCCACGATTGAGCATAAAAATTTAGAAAAAAGCGAAAAAAAGCGAAATTTTTTTGAGCAAGTTAGCAAAAACTCGGTTAGCGATAGCATCGAGGCTTTAAGCATCTATAAAGAAAGCCTCTATGAAAAGCTAACTAGTCAAATCAATCCACCACTTTTTCCCACGCAAAAGTCACAAGATATCGCATATAAGATCATCGAGTGCTTAGACGATGAGGGCTATTTTTCTTATGATGATGAAATTTTTGCGGGCTTTAATGAGGGCGAAGTAGAGCTGGTTAGAGCGAGATTTGCCTACCTTGAGCCCTGTGGCGTGGGCGCAAAGGATGTAAAAGAGAGCTTTTTATTTCAGCTAAGCGAGGCAGAAGCAAGTGAAGAGATCATAGAGTGCGCAAAAAAGATCATCTTAAATTTTGAAAATATAGAAAAACTTAGAAAGCTTAAATTCTATGACGACGCACTAAAAATAATAAAGAAATTTAAAAATCCACCAGCCATTGAGTATCTTGAAGATGAAAAAGAGGCGGTGCCTGATATCTTTGTGCTAAGCACGAGTAGTGGCATAAGCGTGCAGATAAATGACGAGTACTATCCAGAAATTTTAGTCGATACCGAGGGGCTAGACGAGAAAGAGGCCTTTGTAAGCTCACGCATAAAAGAGGCCAGCGAGCTAATTGACGCCCTTGAGATGAGAAAGGCGACACTTTATAAGATAGGGCTCATGATAGTTGAGTATCAGTATGACTACTTTTTGGGCGGCGACATAAAGCCTATGAAGCTAAAAGACCTAGCTGACGAACTTGGGCACAACCCATCAACCATCTCAAGAGCGATCGCAAACAAATATCTAAGCTGTTCAAGAGGTACGGTCGCACTTAAAAATTTCTTCGCAACTGGCTTTGACGAGGAGACTTCAAATGCCGCGATAAAGGAATTTTTACTAGAGCTTATTAAAAACGAAGATCATAAAAAGCCACTTTCTGATCTAAAAATCCAAGAGCTAATCCAAGCTAAATTTAACATCCAAATCGTTCGCCGAACCATCACCAAATACCGCAAAATCCTAAACATCGGCAGCTCAAGCCAGCGAAAAAGAGTCTATCAGATAAACGGCTAA
- a CDS encoding alpha/beta hydrolase: MVRAFKFLLFTLGVAQTLHAGPSQTPEPLSQKAASKFEISTFKMSANDEIYKIFTAKLKGQNEFKNVLYLLDANAQFNMLLNEFDGSFAPLIIGIGYDTDKSYEVEKRTRDLTPKAKGEEFDKGGSADAFYYFLTRNLVPLIDQKFNVQDLPRSLYGHSFGGLFTLYAMLKNEGIFQNFFIASPSLWWGESEILKQNVREGKFKEKIRAKFVFLSVGELEKRKGKTDKAGTLKASDLAQILKQSGINSHFELFKNETHGSVIPLNLKELLKYLKD, translated from the coding sequence ATGGTAAGAGCGTTTAAATTTTTGCTTTTTACGCTTGGTGTGGCACAGACTTTGCACGCAGGACCCAGCCAAACGCCTGAGCCACTTAGCCAAAAAGCTGCTAGTAAATTTGAAATTTCAACCTTTAAAATGAGCGCAAATGATGAAATTTATAAAATTTTCACAGCCAAGCTAAAGGGGCAAAATGAGTTTAAAAATGTACTCTATCTACTGGATGCAAATGCCCAGTTTAACATGCTTTTAAACGAATTTGATGGCTCTTTTGCCCCGCTAATAATAGGCATAGGATATGATACAGACAAAAGCTACGAGGTAGAAAAACGCACAAGAGATCTCACACCAAAAGCAAAGGGTGAGGAATTTGACAAAGGTGGCAGCGCAGATGCGTTTTACTATTTTTTGACAAGAAATTTAGTGCCGCTTATCGATCAGAAATTTAACGTGCAAGACCTCCCAAGAAGCCTTTATGGACACTCTTTTGGCGGTCTTTTTACGCTTTATGCCATGCTTAAAAATGAGGGTATTTTTCAAAATTTCTTTATCGCTTCACCATCTCTTTGGTGGGGCGAGTCTGAGATATTAAAACAAAACGTGAGAGAGGGTAAATTTAAAGAGAAAATAAGAGCTAAATTTGTCTTTCTTAGCGTTGGCGAGCTTGAAAAGAGAAAAGGCAAAACAGACAAAGCTGGAACTTTAAAGGCGAGCGATCTAGCTCAAATTTTAAAGCAAAGTGGCATAAATTCCCACTTTGAGCTTTTTAAAAATGAAACCCACGGCAGCGTCATACCTCTAAATTTAAAAGAGCTTTTAAAATATCTGAAGGATTAA
- the tsaE gene encoding tRNA (adenosine(37)-N6)-threonylcarbamoyltransferase complex ATPase subunit type 1 TsaE, which translates to MVFELLENELDELVRVLPKSGVMLLSGDLASGKTTLVKAIIKAHGIDESVTSPTFSLMQIYGKDIYHYDIYQIGFDGMAKNGLFENLFEEGLHLVEWGDENLEKALKKNGESYTMIKISPSKNGRKYEVISA; encoded by the coding sequence ATGGTTTTTGAGCTTTTAGAAAATGAGCTTGACGAGCTTGTGCGGGTGCTGCCAAAAAGTGGCGTGATGTTGCTAAGTGGCGATCTAGCAAGTGGCAAAACGACGCTTGTAAAGGCTATTATCAAGGCTCACGGCATAGATGAGAGTGTGACATCGCCGACATTTTCTTTGATGCAAATTTATGGTAAAGATATCTACCACTACGACATCTATCAGATTGGATTTGATGGGATGGCCAAAAATGGTCTTTTTGAAAATTTATTTGAAGAGGGGCTTCACTTGGTAGAGTGGGGCGATGAAAATTTAGAAAAAGCTCTAAAGAAAAACGGCGAGAGCTATACGATGATAAAAATTTCTCCTAGCAAAAATGGCAGAAAATACGAGGTTATAAGTGCATAA
- a CDS encoding adenylosuccinate lyase has product MKVTQTLESLSILTDNDALFRELRDMISRNFTKILSNKNKVISFYEESEIPQRKCFLKFIKKLYEKQSDDKLDIRFANYKTIKLGFVQKNTLTPVISLNVNFVKNEVKFELKDALCRDFASYISESLVKSNVTFSKNDDFLNITISNDNDINTLNKLLYKRSYPKFSVNFIYDEKDYKAFKQGIKIKSSSKFVSRFSVLANLLEENFGILGCKKDDDFETIRQSYLSLVNIYHPDRHANKNPLIQEEYAKKFKNIQSAYESLKPYFKNQENFVMVG; this is encoded by the coding sequence ATGAAAGTTACGCAAACATTAGAATCTCTAAGCATTTTAACTGATAATGACGCTTTGTTTCGTGAGCTTAGAGATATGATAAGCAGAAATTTTACAAAAATTTTATCTAATAAAAATAAGGTTATTTCATTTTATGAAGAGAGCGAGATCCCGCAACGCAAGTGCTTTTTAAAATTTATAAAAAAGCTTTATGAAAAGCAAAGCGATGATAAGCTTGATATTCGTTTTGCAAACTATAAAACCATAAAGCTTGGCTTTGTTCAAAAAAATACCCTAACTCCAGTCATTAGCCTAAACGTAAATTTTGTAAAAAATGAAGTCAAATTTGAGCTAAAAGATGCACTTTGCAGAGATTTTGCTAGCTACATCAGCGAGAGTCTAGTAAAAAGTAATGTTACTTTTAGCAAAAATGATGACTTTTTAAACATCACCATCTCAAACGACAACGACATAAACACATTAAACAAACTGCTCTACAAAAGAAGCTATCCAAAATTTAGCGTAAATTTTATCTATGATGAAAAAGACTACAAAGCCTTTAAACAAGGCATAAAAATAAAAAGCTCATCTAAATTTGTAAGCAGATTTTCTGTGCTTGCAAATTTGCTTGAGGAAAATTTTGGGATTTTAGGTTGCAAAAAAGATGATGACTTTGAAACCATCAGACAAAGTTATCTTTCACTCGTAAATATCTATCACCCAGACAGGCACGCCAACAAAAATCCTCTCATACAAGAAGAATATGCAAAGAAATTTAAAAATATTCAATCTGCTTATGAGAGCCTAAAACCATACTTTAAAAATCAAGAAAATTTTGTGATGGTTGGCTAG